In the genome of Caldisphaera lagunensis DSM 15908, the window AAAGGAGATATAATAACCTTTTTGGAAGATGATGATATGTATAAACCAGAAAGGCTAATGTATATATATAAAAGCTTTCAAAAAATTAAAAACCTAATATATATAAGTAATGATGTTGATGTAATTGATGAAAACAACAATATAATAGATAAAAAATTTTTTGCCATTAAACCTTCATTTAACATAATAATGAAAAGTGATGATCCCAGATGGGAAAAAATTATTGCAAAATATGAAATTTATAGTAATAATAGTTCCATTGCTGTAAATAGAAATATAGCTGAAAATATTAAAGGTCTAAAAGGGGGTATGATTGATTTGGCTATTATGGCAATATCATCATTTAGTGAAGGTCTTTTATTCTATACGAGTAAAAGGTTAACATACTATAGAGTACATATTAATAAAAATGTATTAAAAAATCAAAATAGCTATGAACAATTATATAATACAAATACGTCATTTACCTTTTTAGCAAATTATCAATCTTTTCAAACAGATATTTCATTTTTTAAAAAATTTCAAAGTAATTGTGAAAAATCATCAAATGTGTTTTGCGAGAAATTAGCATTTGATTATTTAGCCAACATAAGAGCTTTAAATCTTGATAGTAAACAATTAAAATTACCTATTTCTCAATGGAGATTATTAAAATTTTCTCTATTAGGTTCAATTTTATCTAATACTAGCCTATTTAACATGTTTATAAATCTTGCAACATTATCTTTTTTTGTATTTAATAAGAATTTACCTTCGAGACTTAGTTTATTCATAACAAATATTAAAGATAAGATTAATAAATATCTTGATGATGAAGATAAACTAATCCTATATACAATAAAAAAGAATAGAGGGATTATGGATATAAATGAAATAATGATTAAAACAAATATTAATAAAAATAAATTGAATAGAAAACTATCTAAACTTATTGATTTAGGATATTTAGAAAAAGTCTCTTTTTTGAAAGCAGAAGTATACAAAATAAAGTCTAGCTAATTTGATTGTATTATTAAAAAATATATTTGTATAATCAAAAATATTTAGTAACTTTCTTTCTAAATCTTAATAGATTAAACCTATTTAGTTATTTATTATTTAATTTAGTCATATCAAAACAATCATAATTAATAAGTATTTTTAAGGATAATTGATAAAGTATTTTTTATAAAATTAACCTATAGTATAAGATTATATTAGATTAATTTCTAAAAATTTTTAATTAATGGAAAAAATCGAAAGACACGAATAATCCATGCACTAAAATTAAATGATATAGTTATATGTCAAGTAAATTTCCATATTAAGTTTTTATATTATTAAATTAATATGATTTTAAAAATTGTAATACAATTCTAAGAATGATATAACTGACAAACTAATATGCAATACAATTATTAATTAAATTTATTAATAGCACAAAATTTAATGAACTTCTAAAATCATTGCCAGATAATGTATTTTCATGTTTTACCGTTTATTTAGCATTAAAAATATTATATCCAAGTTCCTGTTTGCTATCCTGAATAATCGTATTTTGTAAGCAGTAAAAGTCATTAGAGACAAATAAACTTTTAAGCTAAAACATATTATTGAAAGAATAGGAGCAAAATTGTTAAGTTTTCTGAGATCTAATATAACAAAAATAATATTAATATTATCATTTGTTATTTATGTAATTTCATGGTCTTATATAGCATTAATGAGATACTATTCATTAAATGCAAATGTTGGAGATTTAGGAATAGTTTTACAATCAACATATGATTTTATGCACAGCAACTTTTTAGGAATTTTAAATTATTTGGGATCAGAAGGTGCATTAATTTTCTTTATTCCATTCTTAAAGTTTTTATACCCTATAAGATCTCAAGCATTAATAGTTTTTCAAACAATATTCTTAGCTCTTGCTGTGTTTCCATTATATGGTATTGCAAAGCATTTCTTAAAAAGCGATTTATCATCATTGTTTATATCTCTTAGCTGGCTTATATATTTTCCTTTAGCTGGAATAAACTGGTTTGATGTTCATAGACAAGCATTGTTCCCAACTTTGTTTATTTCTTCTTATTATTTTTACTTTTTTACTTAAAGAAAAAATACATTTTTTCAGGTATATTATTAATTTTAAGCGGCATAGTAAGGTTTCCATATGAGATATATCCAATAATGTTTTCAACTATAATATTATTTTCAATATTATTTGATTATCTTAAAAAAAGAGAATTTGCTAAAAAAGAAGCAATATTTGGTTTATCTGTTTTATCTTTGTCAGTATTATTTTTACTATTTTCATTAAATTTACCAATGTTGTATATGCAGCATAATCAAATTAGCCCTATCAAATCTTCATTACAAAGTTTAGCTTCAACAGTTAGAATACAAAGCCTTGAAGAACCTTCAGCAGCTTTTTCAAAAGATAGTATATTAGCATTTTTAAAACAATTGAATGAGCAAGTTCTTCTTCCACCTCTTTTTTCTTTTCAATCTAGTGTTAGTATAATTAAAACAACATTCTTAGGTTGGGCTATTTTAACTTTAACGCTTCTCTTAGCGCCACTGTTATTTTTAACGTTATTATCATGGAGATGGTCAATATTTTTGATATCATATGTAATCTTAATACTATTTTCTCCATACCCATGGTATAAATATCCAACAGTATTTATCATACAATATCCATCGATTATAATTGCATTTGTTTTTCTAGGTGCAATTGAAGGTTTAAGTGTATTTAATAAGAGAAAAAATTATTCAAAAAATGAGAAAAACGTAAGAAAGAAGCATAAAGGTAAAATTAATCTAGTAATATTTATATCAGCATTGATCTTTTTAACAACATTTTCTTTTGCTTTATTTTTTGAACCATATGGTCCATTTAATTATAGAACATCAATGAATTTCTACATGCAAGAAAGAACAAATGCAAATTTTACTGTATATAATAATTTTGTTAAGATGATTTCATTAATACCAAACAACACGAATCAATTAGCTATCCAGAATAACATGCCAGAGTTTCTACCTAGACCTGATGGAGGAAACCTATTAGTTCAAGGAGAAACCCCTATTAGCTATGTAAATTATATTGTTGGGGATCCATGGAGTCCTTTTTGGATTTCTCAAGTAGGATCAAATATGGAAACCACAATTTATAATTTATCTCAACTATTTTATAATAATGATTTTGGTTTATTAGCAGAAGTAGATGGTATGTATATATTACAAAGAGGATATAATGGTTCATTAAAGATGTATATACCATTAAAATATAATTTTACATATAAAGATATATATCCTATTTATTCAAATTATATAAAAAATAATTTAATAAATATTACTGATTATTATAATCAATTAAATAAAACAATACAACTAATTTTTACTACAGGATTATATGGATTACCTCCTGGTACATATAACATAAGCTATATAGTTTATGTTAATGATATGTATAGAAATAACATAACAATAGGAGTTTATACAATAACTAATAATTCATATACTTATTTATATGAAAAATCTTATTTTACTGATAACTTACAACAAGATAAATGGATAACTCTAAGCTTTGAAATAGTAGTTTCCAATTTTGTAAGTCCATTAAGTTTTACAATGTTATCAAATAATATAAATGGAACAATACTTATTAAGTATATTTCAATAAATCAAGTCAGTCCACCAACAGACTTCCTCCCGTGATAGCGAGAATTCCTCTTATCAATTCGTGTTTACATCTCCCATATGAACACAGAAAGGATCAGAGAACACCTTCCACATAAATTCATGATGCATGATAACACACTATCATTCTCATAAACACAAGATGAACATCTGAATCATCTATGAGAGACTTCCTTCATTACCTTCCTACATTTTGGGTAATGAGTAGAGGAATATGATGAATCATAAATAACTTTTAGACCATGCTTGATGGTCTTCTAATCAATCCAGTATTGAACGCAGCGATATCGAATCAAATAAAGTCCGTCTCTATACTTTTTCCTATTTTCACTTTCTTAACCATATTATTTAAGTTTTCCAAAATGATAATGTTGGAATTTACTTTTAGCTACATCAACAAGCTGTTTGCCAATCTTCTTTACAAACCATGACATTTCTAGCTTTGATTTAAAAAAATCTTTGTCCTTAAAAATATTCTTTTATTCTCCTTTCATCTTTTTTGGTACTTCTTCTATATTAGTTTAGTAAGAGTCTTATAGCTATGAGCATTCTTTAAGCGGGTTTGTATCTTTACGTAGTTTTTGTAATCTTTTCCTACAACGATGCTGCTCATGTTAACTTCAATAGCCATAGGCCAGAGAGCATGAAGCTTTCTTTTTCTTCTTTATTCTTATTCCTTCTCTCCCCATATTTATTTACAGTTATCTTTAGGAACCGCTTTTCTCCTCTCTTAATCGGGCTAGCTTCATTGACAAACCATGTTAAAATTTAATTATTGCAAGATATTAAAAATTTTGTGGACATTTATCATCACCCTGAAGGATTCAGGCTTTCTGCTCACTGTTAGAGTGAATTGCTTATATCAATAACTAAACATAATGAGTTTTTAATAACCATTGGCTTACTTTTTATTGCTTTCATATTTACTATATATGGAAATTTATTCCTTTTTATTTTTCGTCAAAACTTTATTGATATATGATCTAGGAATATCGTTTAACTATTTCCTAAAAAAAGAGGTTTGAGCTAAGTTATCGCATTTCCAATTGCTTTATTTCTAGGGCGTAGTTAACCATTTTTAGTATATTTAATTTAAACTCTTCTCTGGAAAACTTTTTGCTAATATTTATTGATAATTGCTTTAATGAATCATATTTTTCATATGCGTATTTTATAGAATTAGCAGCTTCATTAATTTCTTTATATCCTAAATTTTTATCAATATTAGAGACAATATCATACCAACCTCCACCATCTTTGTATACAACAGGTACTAAGCCTGATGCCATAGCTTCAACTATGCTAATTCCAAAATGTTCAGCAAATGGTGGGTGGAGATAGATTTTTGATTCTTCCATAATTTTCAATAGTTCATTTCTTGGAAGATCAGGCATTAAAAATACGTTTTTTACGTTTTCATTTTTTATTTTATTTTTTATAGTGTTAATAACTTTATCGCTTAAAACTGGTGTAGTTGCTCCAACAATATAAAAATCAAATTCTTTCAACTGCTTTGCAATATCAACAATCTTATCCAATCCTTTTTCTGGAGAAAAACGAGAAATAGTTATTATTTTCTTATTGTTATGGCTTCCATAAGATACTTTGCTAAAGTAATCGAGATCAACTGGAGGATATAATATATCAGCTATTATTCCAAATTCTTTATAAATTTTATTTGCTGTCCATTTTGAATTTGTTAAAGTCCTTCCAGGTCTAGTTTTTGTTAATCCTTTTGATGCTAAAGAAACTATATCATCATATAATTTTTCAATAAAGTTTCTTTTATTTGTTGTACCAATTGTAGCTGGAAAATGTATATATGTAATATCTGTTGGTGTTGGAAGGTTGCTTTGTGTATCAATGATAAGATCATAATTATCTCTTAACTTATTTAAAAATTCTTTATTAAACAATTTTCTATAAATCATAAGCCTTCTTAATCTCACAGCTTTATTTCCAGTTATATTAGCTAAAAAAATAGATAGTTTTGATTTTATATGTATAATATCGTCATTTTTAAGGCTATAGCCTAATATATTTTTAATCTTTTCTTGATCAACTTTTGTTCCTGTATAAACCTTTACATCATAGCCTCCATTAACCAAGGCATCTATTGCTGATAATGCTAGTTTTTCTCCTCCGCCAATTTCATCAAATAGAGCATGAATTATCGCAATTTTTTCCTTCAATTTTTCTCCCAATTCTTCTTAATTGTATAAAATTAAATATTAATAGTTAGATAAAAAATTATTTAATATAAATCAATTAGATAAAAAATTAATAAGCATAAATGTTTGTATAATGAAATACAATCAATTATATTAAAAGGCGTTACAAATATCCATCTTTTCTATTTGAAATTATGTCCTAGAAGGATGTGAGCAGTTTACTTTATTGATCTCATTATAAACTTATATCTCAGCATTATATTAAATTAACAGATGAGAATGGTTCTATTTTACTTTATTATAAAATTAATGAATTTTTTGGGAAACATATTTATATAAATAGTTATTCTGCTAATATCAATAATTATTTATAGTACCTTTTCAGAATATAATTTAGGAAGAAATGTTCTAGGTAATATTAAAACTTTTTGAAATTCAATCAATAACAACAGTAGGTTATGAAGATACACACGTTGCATCTTTTTGGATAAAATTAATTAAGTAGCAATTTTTTGGCATTGATCCTTTAACCGTATTTATTGCTAGCTTTCAGGTAAAATAGGAAGATTTAACATGACAAAAAGACTTGGTGAAACCAAAAACGATATAATTAAATCATAATATAATATGTAATTGGATCAGAATTGGTAAAGAATTTGTTAATGAAATAATAAAGTAGATAAAAAAAGATATTGTTTTAGTTGCAAATCTACAATCCTAACCGATTAAAGAAGTAGGATTTATTAGTTAAAGTTGTTTAAAAGAGAAGGATTTAAGGAAGACTAATGTAGAAAAACAATACAGGCTATTATTTAGCTTGATAAGATTGATAATAATGCAAACTCATCCTAGGTTGATACAAAGATAATTATAACAGTACTAATGATAAAGAAGTTAAACAGTAAGTTATATGATGTTGTTGAAATGCTAACTATAGATGCCATTGATTATACTAAGATCATTGATACATATCACATAATAATGGGGTATTTTTCAGCTAAATTACTATCAAAATTAATTAAACGATCCTATTATATCGGAAGATTGATCTTATCACAACAGCTAAATCTATAGATTAAATATATGAAAACAATTTACCTCATTCTTTGTGGAAAAAAGCAAAAAATATCAGAAAAGATTATGAATAAAAATGCTCTGCTAATAAAAGTAAGAGATGAAAATGGAATAAAGATAAACCTAAAGACGGAATAATATAATCAGAAAGGCTCAATAATTTACATAGCAAAAGAAGGAATTAATTTAAATAAATTATAGAAAAAATATTAAAATTAAAGTTATTAATTTTTGTTATCTAAAAATAATGGTTTATATAGCATTATTAAAAAGCCGTGGCCGGGCTTTGAACCCGGGACCTCTGCCTTACCAGGGCAGCGCTCCACCAGGCTGAGCTACCACGGCCCAATAATAGTTTAACGCATAGGATTAAAATAATTTTTTGATTTCTTCCTTTTTTAATTAGCTAGTCTTAATAAGTTAAATAAAATTAATTATTTATAATCTTTGTTTCTTAATTAAATAAAACCTATTATAACAATTAAACAGGCTGGCTTAATTCTCAAATATATTAGTATTAACCAAAATATATTATATATTTTGGACTAAACCATAACTATTCTATTGAGTAATATTAAATTAATAGGAGGTTACCCTAAATAAATTAAATTGAAATTTTTTAATATCATGTTATATTATATATCTAATTATTAATTATCTATATTTTAAATATTATTTAAATATTATAAATATAATTTTTGAATATCAATAATAAAAGATCTTTGTCTTTCTTTTATATAATTTTAATTTCCATTTTATTTATTAGGGCTTGAACCTAGATTAGATGATAAATGATAGAGAGAAGTTAAGCTACTGGTACATGCCTCAATTTACCTAGTATTTGAGCTAATGTCATAGTTAAACCAAATAAATATAAACTGATCCAAGATGAAAATGAATCTCTGATCCGAGTTAGCCTCTGATATATGAAGAGTGAGTATTTAGGTTAACGCTCGGATTTTTACTAACTAAAGACAACAAGCTATTATTTAAATCGAAGATCTTTTTTAAACATCAATTGCTTTACCCGCAATTATTCCATTTTAATTATCTTAATTATTATGATGTAAAGATAATTATTTCTTATTTAAATAGCTCTTTATCCTTAATTCCATTCTTTTCAAATACATACTTAGTATTGATAGCATTAAGCTTTGAAAACCTGTTGCAGTTAATATAAGTGCTATGATTGCCTTAACAAAGTGGTCTATATGAAGAAAAACATAATCATATACTGTATAGAAACCTATTATTAAACCCGGAATCATCAATAAAGACCCAACAAAGAAAAATAGGGTTACAGGGTTATACCTCCAAGAAAGCCTTAACATATCAATAGCTATTTTAATTCCATGTCTTATACCAAGTTTCTTCTTACCTTTTCTTTCTCTATAATCTATATTAACTTGAGCTATTTTGTTTCCAGTCGAAGAAATGTGGGCAGCTATTTCACTCTCAACACTAAATCCCCTCATCTCAAATAGAGCTCCTTCTAATGCCCTTTTCCTTATCATATACATACCGCTTAATACATCATTTAAATGTACACCAAATAATAAACTAAAAAAATTTGTTAGAAACCAATTACCAAACCTATAAACAATACTTTGGTTTTTTCTGTTCCTAACTCCTATAACTTCATCAACTTCTTCATCATTCATTAATATGCTATGCATTTCCTTAATATATTTAGCCGGATAAGTATAATCACCATCAATTATCAATACAATTTCTTTATTAACATGATTTAATGCCTCTTTTATTGCTTCTGCCTTTCCCTTCCCTTTTTGAATGAAAAATTTTACTCCTCTTTTTTCTACTTCATTTTTTGTGTTGTCTTTACTATTTCCATCAACAACAATTATGTTTTCTTTGTTTACATATTGTGTTATTTCATCAATAGTTAAACCAATACCATCTTCCTCATTTAATGTTGGAATAATAACGTTTAAATTATTAATTTGCTCCATTTTCCACCAAGTTTATTAATAAAAAATTGGAATATAAACTTATTTTTTGTAAATTACGCCAAACTCTTAAAAGGTTAATCCCAGATTTTTTATTGGAAACAGCTATTGAGTTTGTATTAACATCAAAATTAACCTCATCCCTTCTATTAAATTTGATAGAGCCTGTTGAATAAGCCTTAACAGAAATCCTTCACCTTCAATAGCAGGTGTTTATGAATTGCTGAAAATACTTATAAAAAATATAAAACGACCTTTAATATTGATTACCCATCAGTTTTATTATATAAATGGGAATCATTTTTACATCAAACTTCGCTTTATTTTATAGGAGGTAATGTAAATATTACACATGATTTAATAGCAACTAATGAGACAATTAAGCTTTATAAGCAATTATTGCAAGAAGATTGTAAGTATTAATTGTTCCATTTTATCATCTAATAACTATAATAGAATATGATAATGGAAGGTCGCCTGATCTTTTAATATAGCTATTAATGGTAAAAACATGACTAAATATGTATTTGATATAAATGCAAATATGCTGCATGAACTCCAGAGCAAGCGTTTAACATGAGCATTATATGGCTATATAATGATGTGGGAATCAATGTAACTGATGTAGATTACCAAGCATTTATACAAATGGTACCAGATTTAACTATTGTAAGTTAAAACTTAAACTTGGGACCTCATGGTATTTATTTTATACAAAACTCTGCAGGCCAAAAAATATATTAAGGGATACAAATCTATCAAATCTATTTGATTTTATTTACTTTATCCAATCACCAAAATTGACCCAAGAAGAGCTAATACAATATTTGGCTAAGATATACATGGAATATCCAGGAAGTGTTGATGTTGTTGCTTTAGATGGAGAAATGTAAGTTTAGCAAGAGAATATTTAATTGCTTTCTCTTCATTATTAAACCAAAGCATATCACGAATTGTTCCATTATCATTCAAATATTCTCTAAATGCTAGTATAATAGGATTTAATGAGTAACTAATATGACATTGTATGCTTTGAATTATGGTAATATTCAAGAAAAGATTAATCCAATTTATATGTATTATACTCTTTGGAATTACTTATATGTAAGCGAAGGAAGCGATTTGACATTCCAAGCAGGTCCTCCAAATAATGGGCTTGTTTGGTTAGCAAAACAACCAATAATTTATGATAATGCTATTATTAATTATGTTAAAAAGCCATTTAACGATATCTTCCCAATAAATTCATCATTATTAACTGTTAATAATACCTTAATGATAAGGTTTAACAATTCTTTAACCCAAGGATTCAATATATCAGTTAAATTAAACATAGTTATTTCAAATAATACTAAAAATATTAGCAGAGAAATAGCTATAGAGCCTGAAATATCAAATGTATTTTTAAATAACGTAAATTTGATTGCTAGCGATAATAAGCTAACTGTTTATGAGTTTTCTCCTATAAGCAATGCAGAATTAGGGGTTAGCATTATACCAATATCTAGTTATTGACTATTGATAGGCAAATATGCTATAAGTGAGATACCAGTTAGTAATATAAGACACATTACAAAAACTTCTACAAGTCCTTCTTCAGAAAGTAGTACCTATTCTAATACACAAGTTAAAACGACAAAATCAAATATTAGGCTATATTTATATAGCAATTATTGTTATTTTAATTGCAGCTGTAATGATTATTAAAAGATAATATACATTTAATATAAATTTTTAATTAATTAAAAATAAGAAAAATTCTTTATTATATTGTAATGCAGGATTTGAACTTATGGGATTTAATAAATGTAAAATGAAACTCCAGTAAGTTAGTAGTTCAGTTTATTTTATATGCATTTTTACCTCTCATTAATTTATATAAGTGTGTTTTTAGTACAAATTAATTAGTGGGGTGGGATAATATTGGGTAGGAAAGATAGATCCTTATCTAAAGGCGCGTTATATGGAATAATAATCGTAATTATCGTGGTAATTATTGTTGGAGGAGTAGCAGCATATTATGCAACTAAAAAGCCTATAACTACAACAAGTACTACTACATCATCTACAACAACATCAACTGCTACAACCACTACAACAAGTACTACTACATCCATAACCTCAACAACTCCAACAACATTTTCAACATTAAGTCCAGTTGCAACATCAACATATGCATCAGTAGCAGGAACACCAATTAACTTTGTATTATCATCATTTACCCCATCAAGCAATAGATATGCATTATTCTATGCAGGTAATGGGAAAGTAATAAACACAACATCACAATACGTTAATGTAACCTATAATTATCCAGGTCATTATTTAGTTTATTATAATGTATATCAAAGCGGTTCATTAATGGGTTCTTCATTAAGTAATTTAATAGAAATAACAGTAGCACCAAATGTACCATCAAGCCTATCAGATTTAGTTACAGTTCCAACAATTACATTTAACATAACAAGAAATCCAACAGCACCAATTTTCTCAACAGGTGAAACAGTTTATTTATCAGGAGGATTTTTGCAACCACCATCTGGTCAAAACATGACAATATATGAATATGTATGGAACTTTGGTAATGGTCAAACAATGACTGTTATGGCAAACCAAACAACATTATTACCTGAAGAAAACCCAGTTAATGTAACTTATTCTTCACCAGGATTATATGCTGTATCATTAACAGTAATAACTAAAAACGTTTCATCTGGGAAAACATATAACTATACAACATATCAAAGCATTGCAGTATCAGGCATAAATATGGCATTTTCATTATTTGAGTTTTCAAGTAGTGTACCAAACCCAGGTGTTATACAAGTAGCAGAAAATCAACCTGGAGGTCCTTATTCTTTAGATCCCGATATAGATTATGAAGTAGTAGGATTTGAGGTGATAGCAAATGTTTACCAGACATTGCTATTATATAATGGATCAAACACAACATCATTTATACCATATGCTGCAGCAGAGGTTCCTACTGTACAAAATGGCTTGATAAAAAATAATTATACTGAATATATATTTCCAATAAGATCTGGATTGTATTTCTCTAATGGAGATCCTGTAACTGCTTATGATGTATGGTATTCAATAATTAGGGCCTTATTATTTGTTGGGGGATTACCAGGAACTCCTGATTGGATAATTGCACAATATTTAATACCTAATGTAACTGCAGGTGTTCCCATAGTCTCATCACCTAATGATACCCAAGCATTTGAAGAAATAATGAATTCTGTTACTTATAATAATCAAACAAATGAAGTTATATTTCATTTATGGAGGCCTACTGCCCCTCAGGCCTTATATACCGCATTAGCTGATCCATTAAGCACTGGTATATTAGACGCTAAATGGTTAGAACAAGTTGGAGCAGGAATTAATTTCACTCCAGCTGGATTTTATCAATATGAGCAGCAAGCAAATGTTGGTAATTATAACCAAGTTGTAGAATGGAGTCCTATGGGTTCAGGACCATATATGGTTAAATCATTATCACCGGGACAAAGTATTGTTTTAGCTCCTAATCCATACTATCCAGGACTTCCTGATATACCTAAACCAAATGATACTGTTATAATATATTGGGTTAAAGATCCAAACACTGCATATGAAATGTTTGCATCTGGACAAGCTGATATCTTAGAAGATATACCAACACAATATATACCTTTGGTTGAGCAATTAGAAAGCAAAGGACAGGCAAAGATTTACACATTCCCTGCTTTAACTGAGCTGTTTTATGTATTTAACGCTAATATAAGCCAACCAAACCTAAAAGCTTTAGGTGCACAATACTCAATACCTTCATATTACTTTGCTAATCCATTGGTTAGAAAAGCATTTGCATATGCATTTAATTATACAGAATATCTAAATGATATATTAGGTGATGTTAAGTATCATTTTGATTTTGGCAATTATTATTGTGGAGTTATAATACCTGGATTACCAAATTATATTCCACCAACGGAGCTAACAGGTTGTCCAACATTTAACTTAACATATGCAAAGCAATTAATGGAAGAATCTGGATTTTATAACATATCAGTAAACTTCCCAATCGTAATATTTAGTGGTGATATAACTGATTTTACTGGAGCACAGATGTGGAGCCAACTATTAAATGAAATGGATCCAAACATAAAGGCAACACCCATTTATATGCCCGGATCAACTATGATGTCTTACTGGGTACCTGGATTAAATGGACAACCTATATTTACTGGTGGATGGATAGCAGATTTCCCACTAGATTCTGATTTTACAAATGCTATGTATTTACAGGGAGGGTTCTTCCCAGCTGCTGCTGGTTGGAATGTATCATACTTTGAAAACCTAAGCAAATACTTTGCATCCCAAGGTAATTCC includes:
- a CDS encoding DUF2079 domain-containing protein; the protein is MLSFLRSNITKIILILSFVIYVISWSYIALMRYYSLNANVGDLGIVLQSTYDFMHSNFLGILNYLGSEGALIFFIPFLKFLYPIRSQALIVFQTIFLALAVFPLYGIAKHFLKSDLSSLFISLSWLIYFPLAGINWFDVHRQALFPTLFISSYYFYFFT
- a CDS encoding glycosyltransferase — its product is MKEKIAIIHALFDEIGGGEKLALSAIDALVNGGYDVKVYTGTKVDQEKIKNILGYSLKNDDIIHIKSKLSIFLANITGNKAVRLRRLMIYRKLFNKEFLNKLRDNYDLIIDTQSNLPTPTDITYIHFPATIGTTNKRNFIEKLYDDIVSLASKGLTKTRPGRTLTNSKWTANKIYKEFGIIADILYPPVDLDYFSKVSYGSHNNKKIITISRFSPEKGLDKIVDIAKQLKEFDFYIVGATTPVLSDKVINTIKNKIKNENVKNVFLMPDLPRNELLKIMEESKIYLHPPFAEHFGISIVEAMASGLVPVVYKDGGGWYDIVSNIDKNLGYKEINEAANSIKYAYEKYDSLKQLSINISKKFSREEFKLNILKMVNYALEIKQLEMR
- a CDS encoding ABC transporter substrate-binding protein is translated as MGRKDRSLSKGALYGIIIVIIVVIIVGGVAAYYATKKPITTTSTTTSSTTTSTATTTTTSTTTSITSTTPTTFSTLSPVATSTYASVAGTPINFVLSSFTPSSNRYALFYAGNGKVINTTSQYVNVTYNYPGHYLVYYNVYQSGSLMGSSLSNLIEITVAPNVPSSLSDLVTVPTITFNITRNPTAPIFSTGETVYLSGGFLQPPSGQNMTIYEYVWNFGNGQTMTVMANQTTLLPEENPVNVTYSSPGLYAVSLTVITKNVSSGKTYNYTTYQSIAVSGINMAFSLFEFSSSVPNPGVIQVAENQPGGPYSLDPDIDYEVVGFEVIANVYQTLLLYNGSNTTSFIPYAAAEVPTVQNGLIKNNYTEYIFPIRSGLYFSNGDPVTAYDVWYSIIRALLFVGGLPGTPDWIIAQYLIPNVTAGVPIVSSPNDTQAFEEIMNSVTYNNQTNEVIFHLWRPTAPQALYTALADPLSTGILDAKWLEQVGAGINFTPAGFYQYEQQANVGNYNQVVEWSPMGSGPYMVKSLSPGQSIVLAPNPYYPGLPDIPKPNDTVIIYWVKDPNTAYEMFASGQADILEDIPTQYIPLVEQLESKGQAKIYTFPALTELFYVFNANISQPNLKALGAQYSIPSYYFANPLVRKAFAYAFNYTEYLNDILGDVKYHFDFGNYYCGVIIPGLPNYIPPTELTGCPTFNLTYAKQLMEESGFYNISVNFPIVIFSGDITDFTGAQMWSQLLNEMDPNIKATPIYMPGSTMMSYWVPGLNGQPIFTGGWIADFPLDSDFTNAMYLQGGFFPAAAGWNVSYFENLSKYFASQGNSYLANLFANESQEYEELNNLINLANNAALSGNNALAAKYYKEAEQIAVNLYLYVYTYQENMYWIIKPYMIPYKNQISYQENPMIGGGGDSLFYWWFKG
- a CDS encoding glycosyltransferase family 2 protein, with translation MEQINNLNVIIPTLNEEDGIGLTIDEITQYVNKENIIVVDGNSKDNTKNEVEKRGVKFFIQKGKGKAEAIKEALNHVNKEIVLIIDGDYTYPAKYIKEMHSILMNDEEVDEVIGVRNRKNQSIVYRFGNWFLTNFFSLLFGVHLNDVLSGMYMIRKRALEGALFEMRGFSVESEIAAHISSTGNKIAQVNIDYRERKGKKKLGIRHGIKIAIDMLRLSWRYNPVTLFFFVGSLLMIPGLIIGFYTVYDYVFLHIDHFVKAIIALILTATGFQSLMLSILSMYLKRMELRIKSYLNKK
- a CDS encoding glycosyltransferase family 2 protein, which translates into the protein MEYPKISVIVTAHNRKKYLPYALQSLEKQTLDKDKFEVIVIKNFEDQLSDKIIERNNWKNIVIEENNTLGEKLSLGIDESKGDIITFLEDDDMYKPERLMYIYKSFQKIKNLIYISNDVDVIDENNNIIDKKFFAIKPSFNIIMKSDDPRWEKIIAKYEIYSNNSSIAVNRNIAENIKGLKGGMIDLAIMAISSFSEGLLFYTSKRLTYYRVHINKNVLKNQNSYEQLYNTNTSFTFLANYQSFQTDISFFKKFQSNCEKSSNVFCEKLAFDYLANIRALNLDSKQLKLPISQWRLLKFSLLGSILSNTSLFNMFINLATLSFFVFNKNLPSRLSLFITNIKDKINKYLDDEDKLILYTIKKNRGIMDINEIMIKTNINKNKLNRKLSKLIDLGYLEKVSFLKAEVYKIKSS